Proteins found in one Fulvitalea axinellae genomic segment:
- a CDS encoding HNH endonuclease signature motif containing protein, translating to MRKIKEVWKRIRLHPSTKGKMRTRYEVSNLGRIRSIRQGTEPYVLQLGQIGGYLVFNMTVIITEEGERVKRNRYLHRIVAEYFCKDFDPDKVVIHLDHNKLNNDFRNLECVSHQEAIAHRKSVEDLPDQFITLNKLPEPDFEDLPVHRIKQEDEVFKLMEGYGRYEISNKGRIRKKPGRDKLGRRSRGHNMEMKQRIHPKENFYFLDLINDLGKRVTVYPHKEVAKAFCINVLPGDRTVVVHLDGDTLNNNSSNLDWATYSEAIKLQFKQGKKNNYKVWEKRKKLYRNGFKPKKKDEGKSSLKVAD from the coding sequence ATGAGAAAAATCAAGGAAGTCTGGAAAAGAATCAGACTGCATCCCTCCACAAAAGGGAAAATGAGGACCCGGTATGAGGTCTCCAATCTGGGACGTATCCGTTCGATACGCCAGGGAACGGAGCCATACGTCTTACAGCTGGGGCAAATCGGTGGTTACTTGGTATTTAACATGACCGTAATTATCACCGAAGAAGGAGAAAGGGTAAAACGTAACCGCTATCTGCATCGGATAGTCGCTGAGTACTTTTGCAAGGATTTCGATCCTGACAAAGTGGTGATTCACTTGGACCACAACAAGCTCAACAACGATTTCCGTAACCTTGAGTGCGTCAGCCATCAAGAGGCCATCGCCCACAGGAAGTCTGTAGAAGATTTACCAGACCAGTTCATCACCCTGAACAAGTTGCCTGAGCCTGATTTCGAGGATTTGCCTGTCCACAGGATCAAGCAGGAAGACGAGGTATTCAAGCTAATGGAAGGCTACGGGCGTTACGAAATTTCCAACAAAGGCCGTATTCGGAAAAAACCCGGGCGCGACAAGCTCGGCAGACGTTCCAGAGGGCATAATATGGAAATGAAACAGCGCATCCACCCGAAGGAAAACTTCTATTTCCTAGACCTGATCAACGATTTGGGCAAAAGGGTTACGGTTTATCCGCACAAGGAAGTAGCCAAAGCGTTTTGTATCAACGTATTACCGGGAGACAGGACCGTTGTGGTTCATCTTGACGGAGACACGCTGAACAACAATTCGTCAAACTTGGATTGGGCGACTTACTCTGAGGCGATCAAATTGCAATTCAAGCAAGGAAAGAAAAACAATTACAAGGTTTGGGAAAAGCGCAAGAAGCTTTACCGAAACGGTTTCAAGCCAAAAAAGAAGGACGAAGGAAAAAGTTCTTTGAAAGTGGCGGATTAA